DNA sequence from the Glycine soja cultivar W05 chromosome 18, ASM419377v2, whole genome shotgun sequence genome:
ATCAAATACATCATCAAAATGCATAATATATTGTTATCAGGAGATTACTAATGCCCAATAATTGACGATGAAGGTTCAACAATCTATAAGAGtagcaaacacagttttatcaGTAAAACTGAAGGCCTTGATCTAAGTTCTGTTTCCACCATGGATCTTCAAACCCTCTACTTCACATCCATTTtatccattttcatttttatgtttttggggCACAAAATAATTACAAAGAAACCTGCCTCAACTCCAAATTTACCACCAGGGCCTTGGAAGATACCTATCATAGGGAACATACACAACGTTGTTGGCTCACTTCCCCATCATCGGCTAAGAGATTTATCAGCAAAATATGGACCCTTGATGCATCTGAAGCTTGGAGAGGTTTCCACCATTGTGGTTTCATCCCCAGAGTATGCTAAAGAGGTGTTAAGCACCCATGATCTTATCTTTTCATCAAGACCTCCAATACTAGCTTCAAAGATAATGTCTTATGATTCTATGGGTATGTCTTTTGCACCTTATGGTGATTACTGGAGACGGCTAAGAAAGATTTGTGCATCGGAGCTATTAAGCTCAAAACGAGTCCAATCTTTCCAACCAATCCGAGGGGAAGAGCTCACCAACTTCATCAAAAGGATTGCTTCAAAAGAAGGGTCACCCATCAATCTCACCAAAGAAGTGCTTTTAACAGTATCTACAATTGTTTCAAGGACAGCCCTTGGCAACAAGTGTAGGGACcataaaaaattcatatcaGCTGTAAGGGAAGCCACAGAGGCTGCTGGAGGTTTTGACTTGGGAGATTTGTACCCTTCTGCTGAATGGCTTCAACACATCTCAGGGCTGAAGCCTAAGCTTGAGAAGTATCATCAACAAGCCGACCGGATAATGCAAAACATCGTCAATGAACATAGAGAGGCTAAGTCAAGTGCCACACACGGCCAGGGTGAAGAAGTGGCGGATGATCTTGTAGACGTGCTCATGAAGGAGGAGTTTGGCTTAAGCGACAATAGTATCAAGGCTGTGATTTTGGTAAGACTGTAAGAGTGTTGACATCTTCCATCAGTGGTATTTGCTTAGTAGAAAGTGATGAACTATTCTCATCTTCCCTATGGTAAACCAATAGCTTGTTGTTTCCTTACTTTTATTAACTTGCTGTTGAGTGCTGATTACTTCTGGAATGTTAGTTAACTTCTACACGATATTTAGAAATTTTATCAAcacaaacatataaattattaagaaGCAAAACTATGTTGCTACTTAGACACTAGCAATTCCAAATAATAATAGATCAacctgtttggataaacttattTGTAAGTACTTATAAGATCTCTTGTAGACTAAAATTAACTTTGTTTCGTATTAGTTTTTGGAACAGCTTATTTTAACTTAcgcataaactaattttaatttattggagAAGTTGATTTTAGTTTGTCTTCTCATTTTGTTTTCATATAAATCCTTATAAAGAAATTTATCCGAACAGGACCACGTACACAATGCATCAATTTACACTTGGAATAGAACACGCAAAGCTGAAATATATTTTCAACTTCCAAAGCACCAAGTTTTGTACAATGATCTTGCTGTATGCTAGGTTT
Encoded proteins:
- the LOC114396320 gene encoding cytochrome P450 71D9-like, with the protein product MDLQTLYFTSILSIFIFMFLGHKIITKKPASTPNLPPGPWKIPIIGNIHNVVGSLPHHRLRDLSAKYGPLMHLKLGEVSTIVVSSPEYAKEVLSTHDLIFSSRPPILASKIMSYDSMGMSFAPYGDYWRRLRKICASELLSSKRVQSFQPIRGEELTNFIKRIASKEGSPINLTKEVLLTVSTIVSRTALGNKCRDHKKFISAVREATEAAGGFDLGDLYPSAEWLQHISGLKPKLEKYHQQADRIMQNIVNEHREAKSSATHGQGEEVADDLVDVLMKEEFGLSDNSIKAVILDMFGGGTQTSSTTITWAMAEMIKNPRVMKKVHAEVREVFGGKVGHPDESDMENLKYLKSVVKETLRLHPPGPLLLPRQCGQACEINGYYIPIKSKVIINAWAIGRDPNHWSEAERFYPERFIGSSVDYQGNSFEYIPFGAGRRICPGLTFGLTNVEFPLALLMYYFDWKLPNEMKNEDLDMTEAFGVSARRKDDLCLIPITFHL